One window of the Eucalyptus grandis isolate ANBG69807.140 chromosome 6, ASM1654582v1, whole genome shotgun sequence genome contains the following:
- the LOC104451726 gene encoding uncharacterized protein LOC104451726, which produces MTLLADLSNQVKNLTSVTPVSSTMNIPTAPPGVPVVEPVAKGLAEEIPTAIPIVIGPEPPSKEIPTSHFNEENARRLAKIEERLCMLQGYQLQGFDKLSPFAKVTVPKFYNEPEFTKNTTASDDSLVGPALTWFIELDMEKIRTWEDLVDEFLQQYKFNIEIALTREELVRVEKRRTESFRAYAQRWRVIVSQVKPPLFEKETMKLLLQAMPRDFFEKMYNHTCMNFATFVELVERIEGIMREGRLTENTNR; this is translated from the exons ATGACGTTATTGGCCGATCTCTCCAACCAAGTCAAAAACTTGACGTCTGTAACTCCCGTTTCTTCTACCATGAATATTCCTACCGCACCCCCTGGAGTGCCGGTAGTAGAGCCCGTGGCAAAAGGGCTTGCGGAAGAGATTCCCACTGCAATCCCAATAGTTATTGGTCCAGAACCTCCATCTAAGGAGATTCCAACTTCGCActtcaatgaagaaaatgcaagacgCCTCGCCAAGATTGAGGAGCGCCTTTGCATGCTGCAAGGCTATCAGTTGCAAGGGTTTGATAAACTATCGCCCTTTGCCAAAGTTACAGTCCCTAAATTCTATAATGAGCCGGAGTTCACAAAAAATACGACTGCATCGGAT GACAGCCTGGTTGGTCCTGCGTTAACCTGGTTTATAGAGTTGGACATGGAGAAAATCCGTACTTGGGAAGATCTCGTTGATGAATTCCTCCAGCAATACAAATTCAATATTGAAATCGCTCTGACTCGAGAAGAATTAGTTCGGGTCGAGAAAAGAAGAACTGAATCATTTAGGGCCTACGCTCAAAGATGGAGGGTCATTGTGTCTCAAGTAAAACCGCCATTGTTTGAGAAAGAGACCATGAAGTTGCTTCTTCAAGCTATGCCCCGTGATTTTTTCGAAAAGATGTACAACCATACTTGTATGAACTTTGCTACATTTGTAGAGTTGGTGGAACGCATCGAGGGGATCATGCGGGAAGGAAGGTTGACGGAGAACACAAATCGTTGA